A region from the bacterium genome encodes:
- a CDS encoding HEPN domain-containing protein, translating into MEIFTEIKAALEKALLPFSIIGAIAFGSRVKGKATPYSDFDLLIVADGINPKRHRRGDEIIHLKGSLPTVGFDILLFTSQEVISNFKNHNPLFLDISEDGIIILDKNNLLTTLINETKDYIKIKEIKRIRDGWRFPVKSRVATYLSKITNKDFAMAMFKDGERDYLIAKKLMEEAFYDKSVYHSQQAIEKCIKTVLVTFGIFQKTHFVGEMLIEILNKEDLSEPWKEKLLKIAEISEGIEPEVSLSRYPGIRDDSLWQPSEEYEEEDAQDAIKKAEKVLSVSKDFLRYWFLEKT; encoded by the coding sequence ATGGAAATTTTTACCGAGATTAAAGCGGCCTTAGAGAAGGCTCTATTACCTTTTAGTATTATAGGGGCGATTGCCTTTGGCTCAAGGGTAAAGGGAAAGGCTACACCCTATTCGGACTTTGATCTCCTCATTGTGGCTGATGGAATTAATCCAAAACGACATAGAAGGGGAGATGAAATAATTCATCTAAAGGGGTCTCTTCCTACGGTAGGATTTGATATCCTTTTGTTTACCTCTCAAGAGGTTATTTCAAACTTTAAAAACCATAATCCCCTTTTTCTGGATATATCCGAAGATGGAATCATCATATTAGACAAAAATAATCTCTTAACTACACTGATTAATGAAACAAAGGATTATATAAAGATAAAGGAAATAAAGAGAATAAGGGATGGCTGGAGATTCCCTGTTAAATCCAGAGTTGCTACTTATCTCTCAAAGATAACCAATAAAGACTTTGCTATGGCTATGTTTAAAGATGGAGAAAGAGATTATCTAATAGCCAAGAAATTGATGGAAGAGGCCTTTTATGATAAATCTGTTTATCATTCTCAACAGGCGATAGAGAAATGTATAAAGACAGTCCTTGTCACCTTTGGTATTTTTCAGAAGACACATTTTGTGGGTGAGATGCTTATAGAAATCCTTAATAAAGAAGACCTATCAGAGCCATGGAAAGAAAAGCTCCTAAAGATAGCAGAGATATCAGAGGGGATAGAACCCGAGGTCAGTCTTAGCCGATATCCAGGGATAAGAGATGATAGTTTATGGCAACCGTCTGAAGAATATGAGGAAGAAGATGCCCAAGATGCCATAAAAAAGGCAGAAAAAGTCCTATCTGTCTCCAAGGATTTCCTTCGATACTGGTTTTTAGAAAAAACTTAG
- a CDS encoding hydrogenase iron-sulfur subunit, translated as MTDGFEPLILAFCCNWCSYAGADLAGVSRLQYPPTLRIIRVMCSGMVHPNLVIDALTKGADGVLICGCHPGDCHYLEGNLKAMARAEAIRLMVEDFGIEPERFRLEWVSASEGPRFAQVAKEMTETIRQLGPSPFRTF; from the coding sequence ATGACAGACGGTTTTGAGCCTTTAATCCTGGCCTTCTGTTGCAATTGGTGCAGCTATGCCGGCGCCGACCTGGCCGGCGTATCCAGGCTCCAGTACCCACCGACTCTCAGGATAATTCGAGTGATGTGCTCTGGTATGGTGCATCCCAATTTGGTAATAGATGCCCTCACCAAGGGGGCTGATGGGGTGCTTATCTGTGGATGTCACCCGGGGGACTGCCATTATCTGGAGGGTAACCTGAAGGCTATGGCCAGGGCCGAGGCCATCCGGCTTATGGTTGAGGACTTTGGTATCGAGCCTGAACGTTTCCGATTAGAGTGGGTCTCGGCCTCAGAGGGGCCGAGGTTTGCCCAGGTGGCTAAAGAGATGACCGAAACCATAAGACAACTCGGTCCAAGCCCCTTTAGAACATTTTAA